The Cucumis melo cultivar AY chromosome 5, USDA_Cmelo_AY_1.0, whole genome shotgun sequence genome has a segment encoding these proteins:
- the LOC103485805 gene encoding 60S ribosomal protein L38, with product MPKQIHEIKDFLLTARRKDARSVKIKRSKDVVKFKVRCSKYLYTLCVFDSEKADKLKQSLPPGLSVQDL from the exons ATG CCAAAGCAAATCCATGAGATCAAAGACTTTCTTCTCACTGCAAGAAGAAAGGATGCCCGCTCTGTCAAAATCAAAAGGAGCAAAGATGTAGTCAAGTTTAAGGTTCGCTGTTCCAAGTACCTTTACACGCTCTGCGTCTTTGACTCGGAGAAGGCTGACAAATTGAAGCAGTCTCTTCCACCAG GTTTGAGTGTGCAAGATCTTTGA